Genomic segment of Flavipsychrobacter sp.:
AAAAGAAAGCCCCGCAAATAATTGCGGGGCTGCTTCACATTTACCTATGTATTTACAGTTCCTTATTGGTGGTTTACCACCACTTTAGTATTCTGTATTGCTTTATCTGTTTGCAATAGCACCATATATGTACCACTAACTAAGTTTGCTGTGTTTATTGTATAGCTGCTCTTACCAGCTTGCATTTGCTGTGTTGACATTACACGACCTGTAATATCTAACAACTGTAAGGTTCCATTACCACTATTAGGCACTGTAATGGTCACCTGCTGGTCAGCAGGACTAGGATATACCTTAGCTCTCAATTGCTCAGGGCTATTGGCAATGCTAGTAGGTGCGCCATCATAAATGAAGAAATCATCTACTGCAGCTTCTACCAGATTCTGTCCGTCGTTAGGGCGGGTAGTAACTAAGTCTGAAGCAATAAAACGCATTTGAATTTTCTCTGCACCAGGGTAATATTCACTTACTTTGAAGACTTTTCTTCTCCATCTACGATCTGACTGGTAAGTCAATTCCACGTCTCTCCAAATAAAACCTAGTGTATTGTTGATCTGTACATGCCAGTAGTCAGAACGAACATTACTTGGCGTGCTTCCTGCAACATCGTTAGTATAGTATCTATAATACTCTACTATAGGATCGTAAAAACCAGAAAGATCATACACCGCAGATTGTAATGTAGTACGTCCTCCATCTACATCAGCAGTACCAGCACTTACAAACTGAGAACCAGCATTACCAGTTACCATACATTTGCCACTACCTGAAGTATGGTCCTGACCAATTTGTACTTCAAAACCACCATAGTTACTAGATGTTGTAGAACGAACAGGAACTTCCTGTACCCAAACACCACCAGTTGCATTGTCGTTCTGAACGCCAAGTTGCCAATCAGGCTCCGTCGTTTCAAAGTCTACTTTTATTCTCTGATTTACACCTACTGCAAACTGATAAGGCAATGTCACCTGCTGCGATTGAGCAGGATTAGGATTGTACCTATCAGGTATAGTATATGAAGGTGTATTTAAGAAATCGTATATAGCAAAATAATACTCTACTACTGTACCATGTGCTTGCGCTGGTATTTGACCAGTGTAGTTATTACCTGTAGTATTACTCATTGAAACGGTATCCCAGTTTTGCCCGCGTTGGCGGTAGATCAATTTCAGATCTTGGAAGAATGCAGGGTTAGTTAGCGTCAATGATGTATTGATAGTAACTGCACTACCCTGCGCTTGGTGCGCTACCTCGTTGTGTAGCAAACTAGCATCGCTAGTAAGGAATATACCGTGACGTGCAAAAGCTTCTGCTATCTCTTTGAAGTGAGGGGTACCATTGCTCAAATTAGCATCGTTATCATCATCCATCAAAGCACTGATCAATACCTCGTGGTATATCTTACCTTCTGTGCCTAAAGGACCATCAGGCAAGTCCGTATATCCTTTTGAGAATATTTGAATCATTGTATCTACACTACCGATGTTTATAGATACATCCCACCATGCTCCGGCAATGATCTCCCCATCAGCATGAACCTCTCCTAATATATCGTTAGGATACACCTTAGGCGCACCTACATATGTTCTTATTTGTCCACCAGTGATATATGAACCGTCTCCTACAATACCATCTTGACTGATACCTAATGCCCAAATATCTGCATATCCTTCATTTAGAGAACCGTTGCGCATAGCACCTGCACCATTATCACCATAGTATTCACGGTTGATACCATGACCATACTCGTGGTAAACGATATCACCTACTTCTGCAAACGAACGACAGTTGCCAGATGCTGCATAGAAATTGATAGAACTTCCGTTGTAAAACGCATTACAAGTACTATTGGTCAGATCTGTATTGGTTGGCAATGAAAAATCCATACCAGTGAATGTTGGTAGGTATTTTTTCATGAAGTCATGTATCACGTTTACGTGATAAAAAGCATTAATATCACTGACATTAGCACTACCTGCAGTAGTGAATGTATAAGTATTACTTGCATTGCTAAAAGCCATTGTAGCTGATGGCGTAGGGCCTCCACTACTACCTTGACGAACTCTTGACCATGGGCCTCTCAACTCCATTGTTGCCGTTTGTGGTGCGTTCAAAGAACCAAATATAGCTGAACCTGTCGCATCAGTGTTCATACTAGAACCACCTACCGTGATTCTCATATCAGCCATAGGCTCCATAGTAAGCGGGTTATTTCTAGATGTTTTGTACACCTCTGCCTGAACCTTTACCTCAAAGGTCTCCTGTACGTTATTCATACGATATAGCAGCTCACCAGTTTGTGCATCTACATAACCTTCCAATATTACAGGGAACTCATCTACCTTAAAGGTTCCTATCACGTCAAATTTGTATGCAGGGCGCATTGTATACCCTGTTTGAGATGGTACGGGAAACCATACCCAGTTAGCATCTACATTCTTAGAAGTAACTGCAATATCATGTAGCTCAGTAGTAAGAGCTGTAGACTTTAAAGCATCGTTGCTACTCATGGTAGGCGCTACACCTGCTTCGGGCTGCGCAAAACTGTGCATTTTCACTCTTACAAGCTCGCCTGTAGGTGTGAAACGGAAAGACAACTTAGAGAATACCACCTCACGCCCATCAATAGCTTGTTTAAAATCAACATAAGACACATGACCATAATCTTTATTACGAGTAGTGGTCCACTCACTCGGATTAATGCCTAATTGCTTCAACCTGCCATTCATTAGCTGGTAAGCTTTATCTGCATTATTGCTACCAGGCACCACCAAGGCTGTACCAAACATATCGTTTACTGTACTGTTAAGCTTATCAACCTCTGCACCCCAACCAGGGAAAGCAGCTGCTACCTGTTGGTGTGTTTTATTGATGGCATTAACATCTGCCATTTTGTAATGTCTGTAGTTCTGAAATACAGAAAACTCGTACGAGTGGTTGTGATCTTCGGCTTTGGCTCCATTAGCAATGGCAGCTAAGCCAATTAGTAATAATATTTTCTTCATCTCTTTGTTTAAAATCCGTACAACTTGGCGGTTGCGGCGGCTTTGTTTTTAAATAGTTAACCAGAGTAATAGAGGAGGGGGAAAAGGCTTGCCGAAAATAAGCATTAAAGACCTATTAAAAAAAGTTTCACCCCATCAAATGATACTAAAATGACAATAGGTATATAAATATTATTTAATAGTTTAACCCCAACCCTACAGCTTAAAATGCCCCAAAAACATATAACAATAAAAAAAATCAAGAAAAAGCTTTTGATTAAAAATCTGATGTCCTATCTTTGCAGCCCGTTCTACGGAAAAACAAAGTAAAAGATCCTGTAGCTCAGCTGGTAGAGCAATACACTTTTAATGTATGGGTCTTGGGTTCGAATCCCAACGGGATCACAAAAAGCCGCTCATTGAGCGGCTTTTTTGTTTTATAAATGGTTTATTTTCAGTAAAAAATGGTTTAAGTACTAGTTTTAATGGAGATTAATTGTTACTGGCGTAGTCCACGAAAATAACGTCGACACTACTACATAAATAATTATAGCATACCCTACCGTTATAGAGCTTGACAATATTGAGAGTGAGATATTACCTTCTGATATTTCATTGAACGTTTCCTTTTCGCTAGTAAAAATCTGAATAGTTATAATTGAAAACACGTAGTACAATAGACATGCAACACATAGGCTTAAGAAAACAATTCCTGACTTCTGGAATGTGATTGAGAACAATTCGCCCAATCCTAAATTTTGTGATCTATAAAATTTATAGGTCTCTAAAGTTGGCTTTATAGATGAAGAACATATAATAAACACCCCTACTATAAAGAATGAAACCCAAAGAATTTGACTCCATTCCATACCATTATAAGGCGAGATCAAATGTTTCCTCCACTTAAGTAGACGAATAAATAATATTACTACTAAGCAGCACACTATTACACCAAGCAGTATTGGCAAAATGGTATCATATGAATAATTATTCATTTTTAGTTATTTATTTGGTTAGATAATAATGCTATTTTCCAATAAGACATATTTGCCATATGAATAGGTATATTGCCTGCTTCAAATCCAGTGTCGGTTGTCTCCCATAAATAGTACTTTTTCCCATCAATATTTACAGCCACTACTCCATTAGGTTGAACTCCTTCTAAATTTACAGCAATTAATGCGTGTTGGTAATGAGCGCTTACTAACAAAGCAACATCATAATCAAATTTCCTAAACAAATTATACAACAAGAGGGATCTTGTATCACAGTCGCCTTTCATGTCTCCTAAAAACTCTATTGGCGATCGTACTCCATATTTCTGGTGACCTATACAACATTCACTTACGCAATGAGACAAATACCATTGTACATATTCATCACTATAATCATCCTTATTACAATCACCTTCTAGAACAATATAAAACGGAATGTTTTGTACGCAAGAAACCATAAGATTTGCAAAATCAAACCTATCGAGAGAGTTCTGTACTCTAATGCTATCAAATGCACTATATACATAACTTAAGTTTGTATTATCTGTTTCAGAAAGCTGTTTGTAAACATTACCTATATCTTCTTCTTTGAATACCTGAACATCAATATTTGCATGTCTTAACACTGCTATATTCATTTTTTTTCTAGAAACAGTTAAGTCAATCTGGTAATCATTATCGTCATAAGACCTCCAGTTAATTCGATGTGTTATTAAGGTATCAACAACTTTTTTCCTCTTATCTGTATGTACAGTTTCAGACACAGTAATACTATCATTGCTAGGAGCTGATGGTGGTGCAGGCATTACTTTATCTGTTAGGCACCCTCTTAATCCGATAATTATTAAGACAACAATCAATAAATATCCAATGTATTCAGCGACTATAGCTACAACTGTTCCAAGCAAGACTATCAATAGTAAGAAAGCAATAGTTGCTACAATTAACCCTACTGTTTTAAACTTAATTATCAAGATAAATAGACCTAAAAACAAAGAAAGCCAGACAGGTATATTACCAAAATGTCCAGAACAACCGCTATTAAAACTTAATGTATCGGTTGTTTTATTTACCTTCCTTATGCGCTCCCACGGGCCCCAGTAGCTTGAGCAATCTTTATGGAAATATTCTTTACGTATGTATTCATACTGTCTATCTTCTTTTTCTTCTATATTGCCTGTTTCACCAAAACACTCTTTAGTGTATTTCTCTTTATACTCCTTTTTATTCTCTACAACATACCCATAAAAATCACCTCTTATTGTACCATAACTACTATTCCCTTCATATACTACATCCATTATTTTAGGGCTAGCAACTTTAATATCAAGTATTTTAATATTGTAGAACTTTTGCCCTTCTTTAGTAATAATTGTTGTTCTGATAGGTTGAGGTAGCGGAACCTTGAACAACTTGGTTTCACTAAAGGCCTTTTTAAAATGCGTAGTTAATTTATCATATGAATATATATCTTCTTGTTTTACTACTGCATAGACATCTATTGGATCAAGAAGGAAGTCTGAATTCCATGGCAAATCAGAAAAACCTTTTAAAATTCGATCACCTTTGTATTTTACAATTATAGTCCCTTTTAAATAGGTACGATACTCCTTATTTACCTTTACTTTACTTTTCTTATACGTAACATTAGGTTCATCTTCTTCTACTTGCTCATCTGCATAACTACCTTTTAAATACTCATCATAAATGTGCCTATTCACTTCATTACCTAAAATACCATACGCCTCATTGATTTCTTTTATTTTATCTTCTGAAGTAGAGTCTTCTTTGTTTTTATCTGGGTGATTTTTTTTAACAAGAGCTCTATAGGCAGCCTTTATTTCTTCTTTTGTAGCAGATTTCCCTACCCCTAGTACGCTATAATGATCCTTGTTAAAGTTCACTTTGATTATTGATAAAATCTTTTTGAAAATCTGATTGAGTATTTACCTTTTGCTCAAATCTTCTGTTAAAGGGATCTTCTTTTGCCGTATATCTTTTCGATATTCTTACATCAAACTTTTCTTTAAATATATTTATATACTTCTCATTAGTAGCAACACTATGAAAGTCAATAAGCTCATTAGCATACTTGCGTTTCAATGCATAATAGTCGTTATCATTAGAGATAAAGTATATAAGAAGTATTGGCAGAATAAATATTGATATGATGAGAAATGATATCAGGTATGAGACTAACTGCGAAGAATAGATAATATTTATTCTTTGAACAAAAAAATACGCAGAATATACTTCATTACGAACTTGACCAACTAATTGATTTTGTTTGTTACGAACATCATTTAACTTTTGTTCAATTCTTGATATAGGCTCTTTTACGGCGTTAACTCCTAGGCTATATTGTTTTTCGTAAAAATCTTTTCTTTTTTTGAGTTCAATTACTTCGTGTTCATCTAATGACACGATTCTATTTTCAAAATTTGCTATAAGTTCTTGTTTAAATGCCGCCATTTCAGAATCCACACTATTCTGAAAAAAATAGATATTTATTGGTACTGATATTATAAACCCCATGAACCCTATAAAACTTAAACGAAGAAGCTGAGGGAGTTTAAAAATATCAGATACTTTTCTTCTCCTATCTGTAATAACTTTATCATCTTCATGCTCATCTTTGCCGCCTTGCTTTGAAAACGTATTTATAATGAGCAGGTACATAAACAGTAATAGAATTGAAAAAAAGCTGGACAAAGCAAATTCTACAAACCATCTATGAAAAAGCAATTCGAAAGCATAAAAAACAGAAACAAGACTCAAGGCTACAACAAACAACACAAGGAATCCTGTAAAATAAAAACGGTAAATAACCTTACTTTTCGTTTTTAGTAATATTCTGTAATCTATACCTATAAGATCAATTAACCTTTTAGGATATAACAGCAAATTGTTTCTTTTTAAATTTGCCATTACGCTTCGTTTATATAGTCATCAGGGTTTTGTGA
This window contains:
- a CDS encoding DUF4407 domain-containing protein, which translates into the protein MANLKRNNLLLYPKRLIDLIGIDYRILLKTKSKVIYRFYFTGFLVLFVVALSLVSVFYAFELLFHRWFVEFALSSFFSILLLFMYLLIINTFSKQGGKDEHEDDKVITDRRRKVSDIFKLPQLLRLSFIGFMGFIISVPINIYFFQNSVDSEMAAFKQELIANFENRIVSLDEHEVIELKKRKDFYEKQYSLGVNAVKEPISRIEQKLNDVRNKQNQLVGQVRNEVYSAYFFVQRINIIYSSQLVSYLISFLIISIFILPILLIYFISNDNDYYALKRKYANELIDFHSVATNEKYINIFKEKFDVRISKRYTAKEDPFNRRFEQKVNTQSDFQKDFINNQSEL
- a CDS encoding T9SS type A sorting domain-containing protein, coding for MKKILLLIGLAAIANGAKAEDHNHSYEFSVFQNYRHYKMADVNAINKTHQQVAAAFPGWGAEVDKLNSTVNDMFGTALVVPGSNNADKAYQLMNGRLKQLGINPSEWTTTRNKDYGHVSYVDFKQAIDGREVVFSKLSFRFTPTGELVRVKMHSFAQPEAGVAPTMSSNDALKSTALTTELHDIAVTSKNVDANWVWFPVPSQTGYTMRPAYKFDVIGTFKVDEFPVILEGYVDAQTGELLYRMNNVQETFEVKVQAEVYKTSRNNPLTMEPMADMRITVGGSSMNTDATGSAIFGSLNAPQTATMELRGPWSRVRQGSSGGPTPSATMAFSNASNTYTFTTAGSANVSDINAFYHVNVIHDFMKKYLPTFTGMDFSLPTNTDLTNSTCNAFYNGSSINFYAASGNCRSFAEVGDIVYHEYGHGINREYYGDNGAGAMRNGSLNEGYADIWALGISQDGIVGDGSYITGGQIRTYVGAPKVYPNDILGEVHADGEIIAGAWWDVSINIGSVDTMIQIFSKGYTDLPDGPLGTEGKIYHEVLISALMDDDNDANLSNGTPHFKEIAEAFARHGIFLTSDASLLHNEVAHQAQGSAVTINTSLTLTNPAFFQDLKLIYRQRGQNWDTVSMSNTTGNNYTGQIPAQAHGTVVEYYFAIYDFLNTPSYTIPDRYNPNPAQSQQVTLPYQFAVGVNQRIKVDFETTEPDWQLGVQNDNATGGVWVQEVPVRSTTSSNYGGFEVQIGQDHTSGSGKCMVTGNAGSQFVSAGTADVDGGRTTLQSAVYDLSGFYDPIVEYYRYYTNDVAGSTPSNVRSDYWHVQINNTLGFIWRDVELTYQSDRRWRRKVFKVSEYYPGAEKIQMRFIASDLVTTRPNDGQNLVEAAVDDFFIYDGAPTSIANSPEQLRAKVYPSPADQQVTITVPNSGNGTLQLLDITGRVMSTQQMQAGKSSYTINTANLVSGTYMVLLQTDKAIQNTKVVVNHQ
- a CDS encoding DnaJ domain-containing protein; this encodes MNFNKDHYSVLGVGKSATKEEIKAAYRALVKKNHPDKNKEDSTSEDKIKEINEAYGILGNEVNRHIYDEYLKGSYADEQVEEDEPNVTYKKSKVKVNKEYRTYLKGTIIVKYKGDRILKGFSDLPWNSDFLLDPIDVYAVVKQEDIYSYDKLTTHFKKAFSETKLFKVPLPQPIRTTIITKEGQKFYNIKILDIKVASPKIMDVVYEGNSSYGTIRGDFYGYVVENKKEYKEKYTKECFGETGNIEEKEDRQYEYIRKEYFHKDCSSYWGPWERIRKVNKTTDTLSFNSGCSGHFGNIPVWLSLFLGLFILIIKFKTVGLIVATIAFLLLIVLLGTVVAIVAEYIGYLLIVVLIIIGLRGCLTDKVMPAPPSAPSNDSITVSETVHTDKRKKVVDTLITHRINWRSYDDNDYQIDLTVSRKKMNIAVLRHANIDVQVFKEEDIGNVYKQLSETDNTNLSYVYSAFDSIRVQNSLDRFDFANLMVSCVQNIPFYIVLEGDCNKDDYSDEYVQWYLSHCVSECCIGHQKYGVRSPIEFLGDMKGDCDTRSLLLYNLFRKFDYDVALLVSAHYQHALIAVNLEGVQPNGVVAVNIDGKKYYLWETTDTGFEAGNIPIHMANMSYWKIALLSNQINN